The Microlunatus soli genome contains the following window.
GTGATGGCCGAACTCAACGACGAGTTGGTGCTCAGCACCGTTCTGCTGACCATGTACGACGCCCGCACCCGGCTGGCGGCCCAGGTCGCGGACGAGGTCCGGGCATACTTCTCCGAGCAGACGCTGCCGACGGTGATCCCCCGCTCGGTCCGCATCTCTGAGGCGCCCAGTTACGGGCAGACCGTCCTCACTTACCATCCCGAATCGGCCGGCGCCGTGTCCTATCTCGAAGCCGCCCACGAGATCGCCCGCCGCGGCGTGAAGGAGAGCTCATGAGCAACACCGCACCTCGAGGCCTCGGCCGCGGGTTGAGTCAACTCATCCAGCGCTCCGAACCACGGCCCGACGATCCGTCCGATGCCGAGACGACCACGGGTAGCGGAGCACCCGCCGGAGGTTCGCCCGACGCCGGCCCGTCGCAGGACGGGCGCTCGCCGGCCGCCGAGCCGTCGAGTGTCACTACGGAGTATCAGGTGCCGGAGGGGGCGTACTTCGCGGAGTTGCCGATCGCGAGTATCCGGCCCAATCCGCGGCAACCGAGGACCGTCTTCGACGAGGACGAGCTGAACGAGCTGGTCGACTCGATCACCGAGGTCGGGCTGCTGCAGCCGATCGTCGTACGCCCCGTCGACGGCCCCGAGGACGACGCCGCGGCCGGCTACGAGCTGGTCATGGGCGAGCGGCGGTGGCGGGCCTCGCAAGCAGCGAAGCTGGACACCATCCCCGCCATCGTGCGGCGGACCGAAGAAGCCGACCTGTTGCGCGACGCGCTGCTCGAGAATCTGCACCGCAGCCAGCTGAATCCGTTGGAGGAAGCAGCTGCGTACCAGCAGATGCTGGAGGACTTCGGTTGCTCGCAAGAGGAGTTGGCGCAGCGTATCAAGCGTTCCCGGCCGCAGATCTCGAACACCATCCGGTTGCTCCGGCTACCGCCGACCGTTCAGCGCCGGGTTGCTGCCGGTGTCCTGAGTGCAGGGCACGCCCGCGCTTTGCTGATGGTCGAGGACCAGGCCGGCCAGGAGCGACTCGCGCAACGGGTTGTCGCCGAGGGGCTGTCAGTGCGGGCGGTCGAGGAGCTGGTGACGCTGGGCGAGGGCAGTGCCGACGACCAGCAGGGCCGGCGAGCGAAGGCCCGACGGACACCGTCGCCACGAGCCACGGAGATCGCTGATCAGCTGTCCGATCAGCTGGAGACCCGGGTCCGGGTCGACCTCGGTCGATCTCGCGGCAAGATCACCATCGATTTCGCGACCGAAGAGGACATGGAGCGGATCGTCGATCTGATCCGTCCAAGGTGATCAAGCTATGAACCAGTTAAGCCATTTGTCGACAAACTGATTCGTTGTTTTAAAGGCTTATTTGCGAGGGGATAGGTGTAGGTCGGCCGGGTCGGATCTCACCATCCGACGCGATCCAGGGGCGATTCCTCGGTGGTTGGTGAGCGAGTCGACGCGGGCGAGTTGGCCCGCAGCGTGGTGTTGCAGGGGCTACTGCGCGAGGCCCCGGCACACCGTGCGCCGCATCGGCCTCGGATCACGTGGCCCGGCAAGCGCCTCCTCCGATGCGCCACAGCACGCACCTGGACGCCGTTCGCTGGGTCCGAGAAGCACCACCCTCCGGGCGACCGGCTGGAGCGAACACCCGTAGGCAGGTCGACGCTCGGCCGGGCCGTGCATCCATCAGGTTGCCTTCAGTGGCATGTGCGCCGCGTGCCGGCCGGCAGCAGGCGCAGGTCGTGTCGTTGTGCTTGGCCGAGGATTGACGTCTCGCCGGCCGGGCCCGATTGACCAATCACGACCGACCACGGCCGGTGTCAGTCACCTCGCTGATGCTGAAAAGTCGGTCGACGACCACCGGGCGTGATCATCATCGGCGGGACAGCGGTGAACCCGATCCGTGTCGAGCGACGGGGATTCGGGCAGGTGTTGCGGGCAAGCCCGCTGTGCCGGCCGCGGGACTTGACCGAGACGGTTGATGCCAACCGGGTGGTTCGCCGCAACTCTCTCGGTCAGCCGGCGGAGCGTGCGTGCCCGTGGCCGACAGCGCCGCAAAGATGGCGATCGGGCCGGGTTCGAAGCGGGTGGACGGCTCGGTCCGACCCGGGGATGATCTGGCGGCCGCAATGCGCGGATCAGCGATCCGGACATCCTGACGTTCGGTGCAGGGGAGGCTCTGGGACTCCCGCGTTTCGCCGGCCCGAGCAGATCGGCCCCTGCAGAACCGGACGCGTCCCACCGGACGGCACCGTTCCACGTGGAACGGCTGAGCTCAGGATTCCGGTTGGCCCGCCGGAAGGTCGTCCCCGGCCTCATTCTCGAAGTCGGCGATCCGAAGCCGGGCGTCCTTGGTGGCGAAGTGCTCGGCGACGAACGTGACGAACGGGACCGTGCCGGCCAGGGCGATCACGATGATCCGCCACCACGGCCAGCGCACCCGGCGGCCCAGGTCGACTGCGGTGATGATCAGGATCATGTAGAGCCAGCCGTGGGCCACGCCGGCGACACTGACCAGACGGTCGTCATGGGCGAAGCGATCCAGCGGCACCCCGATACACATCAGGATGATCAGCAGGACCCCGACGATGTAGGCCATCACCCGATACCGGACCAGCGCACCACGCATGACTACTACTCTATGTCGGAGACGGCATCGCGCCAGCATCGGGATTGCCCCCGGCCGTACGGCCGGCGGTCTCGGACGCCGACTCGGACTCGCCGTCGGTCCGGTCGCCGTCGTCGTCGCGGACCTCGTCGTCGTCACCGGCGGAGCGGTCATCGGTGAGGTGGTCGTCGGTGACGTTGCGGCCGAGATCACGTGCCATGCGGACGGCCATCACCACGGCGAACGCGGCGAACACCCACCATTGCAGCGCATAGAAGCCGTTCCGCAGCCGACCGTGCGAGGTCGGCAACGCGGCGGCGGCCGGCTCCAACGATTGGGCGCGAGCCTCACCGGCGTCCAAGGTCGCGTAGCCGTTGACCAGTTGCAGCTCCCATTGCTGGGCGAGCGCGGCCAGTGCCACCGTGCTCGGCTCGGCGCTCGGCGCGGCCGCTCGATCGGTGCCCTCGGGTGGCAGTAGTACTCCGGTCTGAGTCAGGCGCTTCGACGGTGGGGGCGGCGCCGTCTTGCCGGACACGATCCCGCGGACAACCGGGACCGCCCCGCCCTGGGTCAGCCGAAAGGCGGTCAGCACCCGATAGTAACCGGGTCGATCGGGGATCGCGATGAAGGTTTGGAAGTCGGTGTCGTAGTGGCCGGTGAAGCGGACCGTGCGCCCGTAGGCGTCGCCGACCTCCTGGCCGGGCCGGGCTACGTCTTCCAGCGTGACCGCGGGCTCGGCCGCCCGGCGTTGTGCTTCTTCCCGGCCCTGGGCGTTGTAGACACTGAGCTGCCAGACGCCGAGGCTCACCATCACCCCGGCCAACACGAGGCCGAGCAACACCACGGCGATCTGCTTCAGCACGGTCATGACGCACCCATCAAACCAGGCACCTCAAGGCCCCCGACCCGCGGCCGGCAGGCAGGGCCGGCTCAGCGGTCGTGACGGTTCCCGACCGAAGCACCGGACGCGCTCCCGGGGCGAGACCCGACGGAGGTCCGCACGCCGCGTTCCCAGGCGTTGCGGACCAGGTCGGCGCTGATCGTTCCCAGGTCCCATCCGGCCGCCTCGACGGCCAGCGGGAGGGCCGAGGTCTCGGTCATCCCGGGAGCGACATTGGCCTCCAGAAAGTACGGGCGGCCGTCGGCAGCGACGATCAGGTCGGTACGGGACAGGTCGGCGAGCCCGAGCAGCCGGTGGACCGTCAGCGCCGTGTCGGCGGCACGGTCGGCGACCTCGTCGGGCAGCTGGGCCGGGCAGATGAAGCGGGTCCGACCCGCGGTGTAGCGGGCGGCGTAGTCGTAGATCCCGGACTCCGGCTGGATCTGCACAGCGGGCAGCGCCTCAGGTCCGGATCCGCGGTCGATCACGGCGACGGTGATCTCGGTGCCGTCCACGAAGCTCTCCACCACCGCGACCTGACCGTAGGCATAGGCGGCAACCATCGCCGCCGGCAGCTGTTCGGCCGACGTCACCTTCGTACAGCCCAGGGCCGAGCCGCCCTTGGCCGGCTTGACCATCATCGGGAAGCCCAGTTGATCACCCAGCGCACGGACCAGGCTGGCGGCACCGAGCTCGCGGAACGTCTCGTGCGGCAACGCGATCTGTGCCGGTGTCGGCACGCCGGCGTCGGCGATCACCCGGGTCGCGATCGACTTGTCGAACGTCATCCGGGACGCCGACGCAACGGCGCCGACGAAGGGCACGTCGAGCAGCGACAACACCTCGCGCAGTGAGCCGTCCTCACCGGCCTCGCCGTGCAGCAACGGGAACACGACCACCTCGCCGGCCCGCTCCAGCTGATCGACCAGGGTGGAGTCCGCGTCGGTCTCGATAACGTCCAGACCCTGGCCGCGCAACGCCTGGGCCACCCGACGTCCGGAGCGGAGCGAGACCTCCCGTTCGTGGGACAGCCCACCGGCCAGCACGACGACGCTGGACGGACCGTTCATCAGTACCTCATTCCAAGATCAACAACGGCTGATCGCTCGGACCATGATCAATATCGGACGGCAGCCGGATCCACGAGTCGATCATCGGCCGGCGGTTCCGAGAACCATGATCATTTCTGATCGGGACCGGGCGCCTCGTAGGGCTGCACGGAGTGCTGACTGCGAGGATTGGCGAAGACCTCGTTGATCGAGAGCTCGTGGTTCATCACTTCACCGAGTCGCCGGGTTCCCTCGATGATCGCCTCCGGTGTCGGCAAACAGTAGGACAGCCGGATGTGCCGGGTGCCGAGACCGTCGGCGTAGAACGCATTCCCCGGGACGTAGGCGACCCGTGCGGAGACGGCACGAGGAAGCATCGCCTCGGCGTCCAGCTCCGGTGGAATCGTCAACCAGACAAAGAATCCGCCCTCCGGACGGGTCCAGGAGGTGCTCGCCGGGAGGTGTGCCTCGAGTCCGGCGAGCATCGCGTCGCGGCGTTCCCGGTAGAGGGCGTTGAACTTCTTGATCTGCCCGCGCCAGTCGTAGTCCTGCAGGTAGGCCGAGACGGTGTACTGGGAGAAGATCGGCGGACACAGGGTCGCCGATTCCTGGGCCAGCACCAGCTTCTCCTTGATCGCGTGCGGCGCCAACACCCAGCCGATCCTGAAGCCGGGGGCGAAGGTCTTGGAGAAGGTGCCCAGGTAGACCACACCGTCGGAGTCCAACGAGCGGATCGCCGGCACCGGATCGCGGTCGAAGCCGAGCAGGCCGTACGGGTTGTCCTCCACGATCAGGATCCCTGCCTCGGCACAGATCTGCTGGATCTGCTGGCGGCGCTGCATCGTCTGGCTGATGCCGGCCGGGTTGTGGAAGTTCGGGATCGTGTAGAGGAACTTGATCCGCCGGCCGGCCGCTCTGCCGGCGGTGATCGCTTCCTGCAGCGCGACCGGGTCGAGACCATGATCATCCATCGCGACGTGGCTGACCTCGGTCTGGTAGGTCCGGAAGACTCCGAGCGCGCCGACATAGCTCGGCGCCTCGCAGAGCACTACGTCGCCGGGATCGCAGAAGATCTGGGTGAGCAGCGTCAGCCCTTGCTGTGAGCCGACCGAGACGAGCACGTCGTCGGGGCTGGCGGCGATACCCTCGACCGCCATCACCTCGCAGATCTGCTCGCGGAGCAATGGCTCGCCCTGGCCGGAGCCGTACTGCATCGCCCGCTGGCCCTGCTCGACGATCAGTCGACCGACGGTGTCGCCGATCGCGTCCAACGGCAGATCGGCGAGGTTGGGCATCCCACCGGCGAGTGAGACGACCTCCGGCCGATTGGCGACGGCGAACAGCGCCCGGACCGCCGATGCGGACATCTGGTGGGTGCGCTCGGCATAGCTGCCGACGTACGGATCGAGTCGGGTGTCTCGTGGCGCCGGGACACCGGATCGATCGGGGAGGGGCCGCGTGGTCACTCCACCACGATAAGTGCCGGACAGTGATCTCGGCGGCGGCGCCCCGACCAATGAAACGACCAGTGAAACGACCGGTGGCGCGACCGGTGACACAACCGGGAACACGACGGGCCTGACGGTCCCGGACACGACCCTGTCGCCCGGGGTCTTGGCTGAACCTGAATCCACCGATCTGCCGCTACTGCGCGCCCCCGATCGATGCACCCGTCTGCTGCCGCTCGCTACGCCGCAGATCGGTGGATTCAGGCTGAAACTGATCACACCCGGACAGCGCGAGAACTGTCAGCACCTCACTACGATGGGCAGCATGAGTCAGGCACGGGTGTGGAATCCGCCGGCTCGGCGGGCAGTGCGCTGGACGCTCTGGCTGGCCGCCGGAATCACCTTCGGGATCCTGGCCGGGTTCGCGGCCGGACTCTCCCAGCCCCGCCGAGAACCCGGAGTCGGCGGGTTCGGCGATGCCGGGCGACGAGATGATCGTGCGAAGGACCCCCGCCGATGAGCGCGCCACGGTACCGCCCGCTGACGCCGAGCACCCTCAGCCAGATCGCCGACCCCTGCGAGCACTGCGGTTTCGGGTTCACCCGGCGCGCGCGCACCGATCACTTCGGACGGGCTGACGAGCGGATGCCGCAGTGGCTGACCGAGGTCACCGACCTGTGGGGCAGTTGTGGTGTCTCCGCCCAGCTCGGCGGCGAGATCACCGGCTATCTGACCTATGCGCCGGCCGAACTGGTCGCCGAGGTGGCGTTGCCGGCGTTGGGGGGCAGTTCGGCTGACGCCTTCAGCGAGGACGCAGCGGTGCTGGTCAACGTTTCGGTCTGCCGGGCCTACCGCGGCCGCGGGATCGGCAAGGAACTGGTCCGTACGGCGATCGCGCAGTTGCACCGCAGGCAGGTCGGCCTGGTCGAGGTGATCGGCACCTTCGGCACGCCGGCGCTACCGCATGCCGACGGCCGTGACGCCGCGATGACGCTGCTGCCGGTGCGCTTCTGGCAGGCGGTCGGCTTCCGGATCGTCCGCCCGCATCCGATCACGCCGACCTTGCGGCTGGACATCGCCGGTACCGTCCGCTGGCGGCCGGACCTGGCCGCTGCCTGGTCGCGACTGACCCATCTGGTCAAACAACCCGGCCCGGCGCAGCCCGCCGGCTTCCAACGCCGTACGACGAATTCGCCCGATACCCGTCGCCTGACCCCCGCCGCCTGAGATCGCCCGCCTGAGATCGCCCGCCTGAGATCGCCCGCATGAGATCGCCCGACTGAGATCGAACGGGCGCCGACGGCCGCCGAGGAACGGGCCGTGGCAAGCTCGGAGCATGACCAATCCCGCACCCGCACCGACCGGCGGCTCAGATCAGGACCGGAACACGGCCGGGCAGTCGAGCAACCTGCGCAGCGTGACGATCGAACGGACCAGCAAGGGCAGCTACACCGCAATCAACGAGCGCGGTGGCACGATCTCGGTCGGCAGCGGCGGCGAGGAGTTCACTCCGGTCGAGTTGCTGTTGGCCGCGATCGCCGCCTGCAGCGCGATCGATGTGGACTTCATCACCGGCAAGCGGTCCGAACCGACGACCTTCAGCGCCACGGCGTCGGGAAACAAGATTGCCGACGAGCAGGGCAATCGGCTGACCGATCTGTTGCTGGACTTCGACGTCAGCTTCCCCGACGACGAGGGCGGCCGGAAGGCCGAAGAGGTGTTGCGGCGTTCGATCAAGCAGTCCCATGATCGGCTCTGCACGGTCGGCCGTACCGTCGAGGTCGGTACGCCGATCGCCGACAGCCTGCGCGGCGAGCCCGTCACCGGAGCCTGATCGCCGACCCCACGGCCGAACCCTGGACCGCTGGAAACTCGTGGCAAACGCTTGCCAAACCGTTCCTGGCCTGCCTAGCGTTCTGCGGTGGAGAACCAGACAGACGGCAACGACGGCGGGAGCGCAGCACTCGTGACCACAGATCCATCGACCTCGACACCCACCCGGGCTCTGATCATCGGTTGTGGCGTGATCGGTATCCATCACGGGATCGTGCTCACCAAGCATCCCGATTTTGTGGTGACCGCCCTGGTCGATCCGAAGCCGGAGGCAACCGAAGCGGTCGCCAAGAAGGTGGTCGAGTTGGGCGCCGAGGAACCGGTGATCTACGACTCGATCGCGGCAGCGTTGGAGTCCGACACCGTCGACCTGGCCGTGGTCTGCACCCCGAGCGGCTACCACATCGACAACGCGACGGAGGTGATCGAGGCCGGCAAACACGTCGTGCTGGAGAAGCCGCTGGACGTCTCGGTCGCTCGCGGCCGGGAGTTCGCCGACGTCGCCGCCAAGGCCGCTGCGAACGGGCAGCTGGTCTCGGTGATCAGTCAGCACCGGTTCGACACCGGTGCGGCGATAGTCCGCAAGGCCGTCCAGGAGGATCGTTTCGGTCGGGTCACCTCGGGGCTGGCGACGATGGCCTGGTATCGCAGCCAGCAGTACTACGACTCCGGCGACTGGCGCGGCACCTGGGCGCTGGACGGCGGTGGTGCGGTGATGAACCAGGGCGTGCACACCGTCGACCTGCTGCGTTGGTTCCTCGGCCGACCGGTCGAGGTGGTCGCGCACACCGCTCAGCTGGCCCACGAACGGATCGAGATCGAGGACACCGCTACCGCGACCGTCCGCTTCGAGTCCGGCGCACTGGCCGCCATCCACATGACCACCGCCGCCTACCCGGGGCTGACCGCCCGGGTGCAGGTGCACGGATCGCTCGGCTCGGCCATTCTGGACAACGACGAGCTGCGCTACTTCCACGCCGGTGACGGTGCGGTGTCGGACAACCTGCGCGAGGCGAAGCGGACCGGCAATCAGGCCGAAGAGATGCTCGGGGAGAAGGCCTCCGGTGGCGACGAGTTCACCGGCAGCCGGAACAAGCCGGACGGCTTCGTCGCCGGTCACTCCCGGCAGTACGACGACATCGCGGCCGCGCTGCAGAACGGCAGTCAGCCGCTGGTCACCGTCGAGGAGGCGCTGCTGTCGCTGGCGCTGGTCCGTTCGCTGTACGTCTCGGCGACCCTCGGCCAGCCGGTCGCGTTCGACGACGTGTTGAACGGCAAGTACGACGACCTGACCGTCACCGTCAACGCCGGCTGACCCGATGAGTGAGCAGAACCGGCCCCGCTCCATCCACATGGGGCTCGGCGCCTTCCATCGTGCCCATCAGGCCTTCTACACCTACCGTGCCGAGCAGGCGACCGGCGAGCAGACCGGCATCCACGCCTTCACCGGCCGCAAGCCGGACGCCGCCGACACCCTGGCGGCCCAGGGCTACGGCTACACGCTGATCGAGCGCGGCGCCGACGGTGACCAGCTGGAGCTGATCGACACCATCCGGGCCGCGTCGGCAGGCTCCGACCTCGACGCGTGGGCCGGCGCCTGGCTGGTGCCGGACCTGCAGTTCGTCACGCTGACGATCACCGAAGCGGGCTATCGGATCACCGATGCCGATCTGCCCGCGCTCCGGGCCGAACAGCCCGGCTCGGCGATGTCCCGGCTGCTGTACGGACTGCAGACCCGTTCGCGGGCCGGCCTCGGCCCGGTCGCCGTCATCAGCTGCGACAACCTGGCCGGCAACGGTGAAGTGTTGGCCGGCCGGGTCCGCGGTCTGGCGGAGCAGTGGGACCCGACGCTGGCCTCCTGGATCGAATCCTCGGTCAGCTTCCCGAGCACGATGGTCGATCGGATCACGCCGGCCACCACCGATCAGGACCGTGAACTCGCCACCCGCTGGCTGCGTGAGCAGGGGTCGGCCCAGACCGTGGACAACATGCCGGTGGTCTGCGAGCCGTTCACCGAATGGGTGATCGCCGGCGACTTCCCGGCCGGGCGGCCGGCCTGGGAGCAGGTCGGGGTGACGATCGTCGACGATGTCGCACCGTACGAGCAGCGCAAGCTGTGGCTGCTCAACGCCGGGCACTCGATGCTTGCCTATTACGGGCTGGCGTTGGGCCACGAGACGATCGATCAGGCGATGGCCGATCCGCGCTGCACCGACCTGCTGGAGGCGCTGTGGTCGGCCGCCGGTGAGGTGTTGCCGTTCGACGACGCCGAGATCGGCGCTGCCTGCGAGGCGTTGCGGATCCGATTCCGCAACCCGCGGATCCGGCACAACCTGATCCAGATCGCCGGCGACGGATCGCAGAAACTGCCGAATCGGACCCTGGGCATCTACCGGGCCCGCCGCGCGGCCGGCAAGCCGTTGGACCCCGGCACCCCGGCGACGCTGGCCGGCTGGCTGATCCATCTCGGCACCGACCGGGTCAACGATCAAGGTGTCGCGGAGCTGATCAGCCGGTTCGCCGCGGCCGGGGCCGATACGGCTCGGTCCAGGATCCCTGTCATGCTGGACTTCTTCGGCCAGGACCTTGTTGATGATCATGAGCTCGCCAAGGCGATCGATGATCAACTTCACGCCCTGACCTGAGACCACCGAAACGGCCCACTCGATGGGACCCGACCGGACGACGACCCGCGCACGCCGAGCACAGGAAGGGACAGCGATGTTGATCAAGAAGGCCGAGGTGATCACCACCAGCCCGGATCGCAACTTCGTCACCCTGAAGCTGACCACCGATTCCGGCATCACCGGGCTCGGTGACGGCACCCTGAACGGCCGCGAACTGGCCGTCGTCGCCTACCTCAACGAGCACATCGTGCCGTTGCTGATCGACCGGGATCCGCAGAACATCGAGGACACCTGGCAGTTCCTGTACCGCAGCGCCTACTGGCGGCGCGGTCCGGTGACGATGGCCGCGATCGCCGCGGTGGACGTCGCGCTGTGGGACATCAAGGCCAAGCAGGCGGGGCTGCCGCTGTACCAGTTGCTGGGCGGCGCCAGCCGGACCGGGCTGCTGGCCTACGGGCACGCCAGCGGTAAGGACAACGAGGAACTCTTCGACAGCATCCGCGAGCATCAGGCCGACGGTTTCCGGGCGATCCGGGTGCAGTCCGGAGTGCCCGGGCTGCGGTCGATCTACGGCGTGCCGGCCAAGCCGACGACCGATGCCGGTGACGGCCGGGAACATCACTACGAGCCGGCGCAGCGGGCGCTTCGACCGCCGGAGGAGGACTGGGACACCCGGTCCTACCTGCGGCATCTGCCGACCGTCTTCGAAGCCGTACGCAACGAGTTCGGTCCGGAGGTCCCGTTGCTGCATGACGGCCACCACCGGATGACACCGATCCAGGCGGCCAAGCTGGGCAAGGCGTTGGAGCCCTACGACCTGTTCTGGCTCGAGGACTGCACACCGGCGGAGAATCAGGAGGCGCTCCGGCTGGTCCGGCAGCACACCACCACGCCGTTGGCGATCGGGGAGATCTTCAACACGGTCTGGGACTACCAGTTGTTGATCAAAGAACAGTTGATCGACTACGTGCGGAGCGCGATCACCCACACCGGCGGTGTCACCCAACTGAAGAAGATCCTGGAGTACGCCGGCCAGTATCAGATCCGATCCGGCATCCACGGCCCGACCGACATCTCACCGGTGGGCTTCGCCGCCGGACTGCATCTGGGGATGGCGATCCACAACTTCGGCATCCAGGAATACATGCCGCACGGGGCGAAGACCAACGCCACCTTCCGGCAGTCGATGACCTTCACCGACGGCTACCTGCATCCGGGGGACAACCCGGGATTGGGTGTCGAGCTCGACGTCGACGAGGCCGGGAAGTATCCGTACCAAACCGCCTACCTGCCCTACAACCGGCTGGCAGACGGCACCGTTCACGATTGGTGACACGGCGTCGTCCGGTGACGAAGGGTCCATGACTCCCCGGACAGCAGAAGACCCCGGAACCGAAGCTCCGGGGTCTTCACGATCTGCCGAACGCAGGGATCAGAGGTATTCCTCGATCGCGCCCTTCAGCACCGACTTGGACTTGGCGCCCTTGAACGCCTTGACCAGCTCGCCGCCGACGTAGACCTGGATGGTGGGCAACCCGAGGACGTGATTGTTGGCCGGGGTCACCGGATTGGTGTTGGTGTCCATCTTGACGAAGGTCACCTTGTCGCCGTAGCTGTCGGCGAGTTCCTCGATGATCGGGCTGACCTGCTTGCACGGCCCGCACCAGTCTGCCCAGTAGTCCACCATCACGGGTTTGTCGGACTTGAGCACCGTGTTCTCGAAGTCGGCGTCGGTGACGTCGCTGACTGCACCCATCTGTTGCTCCTAGCTGTTCGGTCAGGCTTGTTGTTGCTGCGAAGTTCGGTAGTTCCTGCCGGGCTCAACCGACCACGGCAGGCTCGGCCACCGTGCCGGCGTCGGCGAGATCGGCCAGGTAGTGCTCGGCGTCCAGCGAGGCCGCACATCCGCTGCCGGCCGCGGTGATGGCCTGCCGGTAGGTGTGGTCGACCAGGTCACCGCAGGCGAACACCCCCGGAATGTTGGTCCGGGTGCTCTTGCCGTCGGTCAGGACGTATCCCTCGTCGT
Protein-coding sequences here:
- the trxA gene encoding thioredoxin gives rise to the protein MGAVSDVTDADFENTVLKSDKPVMVDYWADWCGPCKQVSPIIEELADSYGDKVTFVKMDTNTNPVTPANNHVLGLPTIQVYVGGELVKAFKGAKSKSVLKGAIEEYL
- the manD gene encoding D-mannonate dehydratase ManD, encoding MLIKKAEVITTSPDRNFVTLKLTTDSGITGLGDGTLNGRELAVVAYLNEHIVPLLIDRDPQNIEDTWQFLYRSAYWRRGPVTMAAIAAVDVALWDIKAKQAGLPLYQLLGGASRTGLLAYGHASGKDNEELFDSIREHQADGFRAIRVQSGVPGLRSIYGVPAKPTTDAGDGREHHYEPAQRALRPPEEDWDTRSYLRHLPTVFEAVRNEFGPEVPLLHDGHHRMTPIQAAKLGKALEPYDLFWLEDCTPAENQEALRLVRQHTTTPLAIGEIFNTVWDYQLLIKEQLIDYVRSAITHTGGVTQLKKILEYAGQYQIRSGIHGPTDISPVGFAAGLHLGMAIHNFGIQEYMPHGAKTNATFRQSMTFTDGYLHPGDNPGLGVELDVDEAGKYPYQTAYLPYNRLADGTVHDW